One Candidatus Auribacterota bacterium genomic window, ACTATCAACGGTGTCCTCTATCCCACTATTGCCCCTGGTGCTGATGACAATGCGAGCGGGTCGACAGCCGTCCTCATCGCGGCGTCCATCCTCAGTCGTTATGCCTTTGAGAATACGATACGTTATGTCCTTTTCACAGGAGAGGAACAGGGGCTGGAGGGGAGCTACGCTTATGTGCAGCAGTGCGCCGCGGCGGGAGACAACATTCTGGGAGCGCTCAACTTTGACATGATATCGTATGATGCTGATTTGGACGGCCGGGCCGAGATATATTGCGGCACACGTCCGGAGTCAGGGGCGCTCGGAGACCTTCTCTTAAACACAATTAACACGTACTCTCTTGCCCTTTCGCCGGTCAAGTTCACTTCAGGTTCCTCGGGTTGGAGCGACCATTCAAGCTTCTGGGACGCGGGATATCCTGCAATCCTTGGCATCGAGGATAATGGTAGTGATTTCAATCCGGATTATCACTCATTGAATGACAAGAGAGTTCATTGCAACCTCCCCTACGCGACCAATTACGTAAAGGCGGCAGTGGGGACGATGGCGAGACTGGCAGTGCCGATTCCATCGATAACACCGATGCCAACGACGACGCCGGAACCAACGCCGGGCCCGACCCCGCCGCCCTCGCTGGTATTTGAAGCAAAGCCCGAGTCTCTCACTCCCGGCGAGCGCTTCACGTTAGGGCTCACCGTCCAGGGCAACATCCTGAGGCCATTCGATTTTTATATTGCGGCGGATACGCCGTACGGCGTGTATACGGTATCTTTAAACGGGAGTCACACGCATGGAGTAACGCCTCTTTACCGTGGCACGCCCGCCCTTCAGGGGCCGAAATCGGCGACCATTTATAATAACGTCACCCTCCCCGCATTGCGTTCCGGTACCTACACTTTTTATTCCGCCGCCGTTGATGCGGGCAAGGTACCGCCTGTCTCCTCCCTCTCTGAGCTTACCACCTCAACTCCTTACGTTATTGCCTTCGGCCGGGCGCCAATCATTCTCCACTGAGCACGCGCCACCACCCCAGTTCTAGGAAATGCTTGGTCTGCATGGTGGATGTGATACAATGACGTTGCCCATCTCTATTCCTTAAATCAATTCGAGAGAAACGCATGGCAATCACCAGAAAAGACGTGGAATATATTGCGCGGCTGGCCAGACTGAAGTTCTCCGAAGAGGAGAAGGAGAAGTTCGCTTCACAGCTGGCGAAGATTGTGGAGTATGTCGAGAAGCTGAATGAGCTGAAAACTGAAGGGGTGGACCCCACCGCTCACGTGTTGCCCGTTAAGAACGTGACGCGGCCGGACGAGGTACGACCGTCCCTGAAGAGGGAGGCAATCCTCAAACTGGCGCCCCGATCGGGAGAAGGCTTCGTCAAGGTGCCGCAGATTATCGAGTAAATGGTTGAGAGTTGAGGGACTTCTTGGCAGAGGCCCATAGTATGGATCTCATTGAACTGACGGTGTGTGAAGCCGCGGCGGCAATTAAAAAGAAAGAACTGAGTTCCCGAGAGCTCGTCGCCGCTTGTCTGGAGCGGACGAAGCGGGTTGAGGGCTCGATCCACGCATTCGTGGAGGTCTATGAGGAGAAGGCCCTCGCCGAGGCGGAGGCTTCAGATGCGCGCATCGCGAGAGGCGACCATCCGGGCGCGCTGGAGGGGGTTCCGCTCGGGATCAAGGACAATCTCTGCGTCGAAGGCCGCCCGACGACCTGTTCATCGAGGATCCTCAAGGGGTTCGTATCTCCCTACAGCGCTACCGTGATCGAGCGCCTGCGCGCTGCCGGCGCGGTGTTCCTCGGCCGGACGAACATGGACGAGTTCGCCATGGGCTCGTCGACGGAGACATCATGCTACGGCATCACGCGGAATCCATGGGACACCGAGAGAGTCCCCGGGGGGTCGAGCGGCGGATCGGCTGCCGCGGTCGCGGCGAGGGAGGTGCCCGCCGCGCTCGGTTCCGACACGGGGGGATCGATCCGGCAGCCGGCATCGCTGTGCGGTGTCGCGGGGCTCAAACCAACCTATGGATGCGTGTCGAGGTACGGACTGGTGGCGTTTGCATCCTCTCTCGACCAGATCGGGCCGATTGCGAGGAGCGTGTGCGATAGTGCCCTCCTCCTCGAAGTGATCGGGGGCCACGACCCGCGCGACTCGACCTCGGTCAACCGGGCGCTGAAAGGCATGGTGGGCGGCATAGAAGGGGGGATGTCCGGAATCCGTGTGGGCATCCCGAAGGAATATTTTGTCGAGGGGATTGACCGGGAGGTGAAATCGGCGGTTGAGAAAGCAGTCGCACAGATGCAGGCAGGCGGAGCGGAAATTGTTGACGTGAGCCTGCCGCACACGGAATACGCGGTGGCGACCTACTACATCATTGCCACGGCGGAAGCGAGCTCGAACCTGGCGCGCTATGACGGCGTGCAGTACGGGTACCGGGCGCCAAAGCCGGCGGACCTCCTCGATATGTACGAGCGCACGAGGTCAGAGGGATTTGGCGATGAGGTGAAGCGGAGAATCATGCTGGGAACCTACGTGCTCAGTTCCGGCTACTATGAGGCCTACTACCTCAAGGCGCAAAAGGTGCGGACGCTTTTGAAAAGCGATTTTGACAAGGCATTCGCCGCGTGCGATCTGCTCGCCACCCCGGTATCCCCGACGGCGGCGTTCAAGGTGGGGGAGAAGCTCGCCGATCCGCTCCAGATGTACCTCTCGGACATTTTCACCATATCCATTAACCTCGCGGGTGTCCCGGCGATATCAATCCCCTGCGGCTTCACCTCCACGGGGCTCCCCGTCGGCCTTCAGCTCATCGGCCGCCATTTTGACGAGGGGACGCTCCTGCGGGTCGCCCACGCGTACGAGAGCGCCACTGACTGGCACAGGAAGCGCCCGCCGCTGTAGTACTGTAAAGTTTCACCACGGAGTCAGAGTATAGATTATTGGGGATAACCACTGAGGGCACTGAATACACTGAAACAGAAAGGGAAGTTTTTCAGTGAATTACTAATGGGAACACTTGATTGTTTACTATCGACCAGAATTGTCATTGCGAGTCCCGCTGAGCGGGACGAAGCAATCTCTTGCTCTGCAAGGAGTTGAGATTGCCGTCCCGGCTCGCCGGGACTCCTCGCAATGACAATGTAACCTATTTTGTACTCTTAGTAATAAGTGTCTTCAGTGGTTAAGAAGTGAAACAGGAGTTTTATCTGTGTTCATCCGTGTTTATCCGTGTTCATCTGTGGCTCACATAGAGCATTGACTATGGCTGACTACGAAGCGGTGATCGGGCTCGAGGTTCATGTCCAGATGAAGACGCGCTCGAAGGTCTTCTGCGGATGCCCCACGACGTTCGGGGCCGAACCGAACACGTCGGTCTGCCCGGTGTGTATGGGGCTGCCCGGCGCGCTGCCGGTCCTCAATGAGACCGCCCTCCGCTACGCGGTGCTCACCGGCCTGATGCTCGGCGGCCGCATCGCGACGTTCAGCAAGTTTGACAGGAAGAACTATTTTTACCCGGATCTGCCGAAGAACTACCAGATATCACAGTACGATTTGCCGCTCTGCGTCGGCGGGGGGCTCGAGGTGGATCTCGGCGGGAGGCGAAAGACGATTGGCATCACGCGCGTACACCTCGAAGAAGACGCGGGCAAGCTCGTCCACTCGGAGGTCGCGGGTGGCGAATCGGGGGTTGACTTCAACCGGACCGGCATCCCGCTGCTCGAGATCGTGAGCGAGCCCGACATCGCCGGGCCGGAGGAGGCGTTCGCCTACCTCAAGGCGCTCAAGCGCGTGCTCCAGTACCTCGGCGTCTCCGACTGCGATATGGAAAAGGGGAGCCTCCGGTGCGACGCGAACGTCTCAATCCGTCCGCCGGGGGCGAAAACGCTCGGCGTGAAGACGGAGGTGAAAAATATGAATTCCTTCCGCGCCGTGCAGAAGGCGCTCGCCTACGAGATCGAGCGTCAGGAGCGGGCTCTCGGCGATGGGGAGCGCATCGTGCAGGAGACACGGTTGTGGGAGGCGGACAGCGAGATGACGCACCCCATGCGCAGCAAGGAAGAGGCGCGCGACTATCGCTATTTCCCCGAGCCCGACCTGGTGCCGGTGGTGGTCGATGGTGCCTGGGTGGAAGAACTTAAAAACAGCCTGCCGGAATCCCCCCTGAAACGGCGCGATCGCTGTATCGCTGAATTTGGCATTCCCGAGTATGACGCCGAGGTGCTCACCGCGGAGAGGGAACTGGCGGACTACTTCGAGGCGTGCGTGAAGGCGGGCGCGGACGCGAAAGCGGCGAGCAACCTCATCATGGGAGAGATGTTGAGGATGGTGAAGGAGCGCGATCTGCCGCTCAGGGAATGCGGGGTGAGGCCGGAGGGGATCGTCGAGATCCTCAGGCTTGTCGATGCGGGGACCATCAGCGCCACAACCGGCAAGGAGGTCTTCGCAGAAATGTTCCGCACGGGCAGGGGAGCGGGGGAGATCGTCGCCTCCCGGGGCCTCACGCAGATCAGTGACGAGGGAGAGCTCGCGCGGATCGCCGGGGAGGTCATCACGGCGAATCCAAAGTCAGTGGAGGACTACAGGGGCGGGAAAAAGCAGGCGATCGGTTTCCTCGTGGGGCAGGTCATGAAGGCGACCGGGGGGAAGGCGAATCCCCAGGTGGTGAACCGGGTATTGCGGGAAAAACTGGGCTAGGAATCGGTTTTGGTGCATAATATCTTTACACTTTAAACCTTCTACTTTAGGCTGTGGTTACCGTGCGCTTATTCAGCAAGCATATCAAGGTAAAAAAGAGAGATATCCCCGCGGGGTTGTGGATGAAGTGTAAAAGCTGCGGGGAGCTGGTCACCCGGGGCGAAGTGGTGTCAAACCTTGAGACGTGCCCGAAGTGCGGCTACCTGTACCCGCTGCCGGCCTGGCAGAGGATCCGGACGCTCTTCGGCGAGGGGGAGTTCTTCGAGATTGATGCGGCGATGCGGCCCAGGGACCCGCTCAAGTTTGTCGATACGGTCCCGTATCCCAAGAGGCAGGTGATCGCGGAGAAGAAGGCGGGGATCCCCGAGGCGGTGGTGACGGGGATAGGATCGCTCGGCGGCTTCGCGGTGGCGCTCGCGGCGATGGATTTTACCTACATGGGGGGCAGCATGGGGTCGGTGGTCGGCGAGAAGATCACCAGGCTCATTGAACTGGCGCTCGAGAAGCGCATCCCGTTGATCATCATCTCTGCATCGGGTGGAGCCAGGATGCAGGAGGGGGCGCTCAGCCTCATGCAGCTGGCCAAGACGAGCGCGGCCCTCGCCCGATTCGACGCCGGGCACCTGCTCTACATCTCGGTGATGACAAACCCCACCACCGGCGGCACCACGGCATCGTTCGCGTCGCTCGGCGATATCACTATTGCGGAACCAGGCGCCCTCATCGGGTTCGCCGGCCCACGGGTGATCAAGCAGACGATACAGCAGGATCTCCCCCGGGGATTTCAGACGTCGGAATTCCTCTTCACGCACGGCATGATTGAACTCATCGCGGGGCGACGGGAACTCAAGGGCACGCTCATGAGAATCCTGAGTCTGTTCAATGCGCCGAAGTTCACGAGCGGAATGGTTCCGCCGCCGGGCCCGCGGAGAGGGGATTCGCATGCGGTCACCAATCCCTCATCACCAGATGCCGCACCGTGACGATGGTATCCCCGGAACGCTGACCCCCTGCGAAGCGTACCTCTCGAGCCTCGAGCGCTTCGGCATGAGGCCCGGCCTCGAGCGCATCGAGGCCCTCCTCGAACGGTGCGGCGCTCCGCACCGCTCGCTCACCTGCATCCACGTCGCGGGGACGAACGGCAAGGGGTCTGTCTGCGCGCTGGTCGAGTCGGTGCTGCGCGCGGCCGGCTATCGGACGGGCCTGTATACCTCGCCGCATCTGGTCTCATACCGGGAGAGGATCCGGGTGTGCGGGAGGGAAGTGGGCGAAGCGCAGGTGGAGCGGATCGCGGCGGAGCTCATCCCGCATGCGGAGCGGCTCGCGGCATCCCCCTGCGGTTCGCCCACCTATTTTGAGTTCATGACGGCGCTCGCGTTCTGCGTGTTTGCGCAGGAGGCGGTGGACTACGCCATACTGGAGACCGGTCTCGGCGGCAGACTGGATGCGACCAACGTTGTCTCCGCCCCTGTCGTCGCCATCACCTCTGTCGGGCTGGAGCACCAGGCGCAGTTAGGGCGCACGCTCTCGGCAATCGCGGCGGAGAAAGCGGCTATCATTACGCGGGGGGCATTTGTGGTGTGCGGCGAGATGCGGCGGACCGCGCGGGAGGTGGTCGTGCGGCGCTGCCGGGAAAAAGGGGCTACCCTCGTGAAAATTGGAGATGATATACTGTACTCATTGATCCGACAATCTCCCGAGGGGAGCGTCCTCCGCATGAGTGTGCCATGCGGTGCGTACGACGATATATTCCTGCCGCTCGCGGGACACTACCAGCTGTCGAACTGCGCGGTGGCCATCGGAGTCGTTGAAGGTCTGAAGAGGCGGGGGGCGGTACTATCCCAAGAATCTGTGCGCGAGGGGATTGCCGCGGTGCGGTGGCCGGGGAGGCTCGAGGCACTCTGCCGCGAGCCGTTGTTCATCGTGGACTGCGCGCACAATCCGGCCGCGGCGAGAGCGGTCGCGGCCGCCGTGAGGGAAATTTTCGCCGGGCGGCGATGGTGCCTGGTGCTCGGTATCCTGAGGGATAAGAACATCCCGAAGATATGCGAGGCCCTCGCCCCGCTCGCGACGGCGGTGGTCGCGACGAGGGTGCCGAGCGCAAGGTCGGCGGAGCCGGCGGAGGTCGCGCGGGCATGTCGCGCGCGGACACGGGCGGTGGTGCGTTCGGCGGGAGATCTTCGCGAGGCGCTCTCTCTCGCGCAGAGAATAGTTTCCCAAAATACGGCAGACGGTATTTTTCTCACCGGTTCAACCTACCTTGTGGGCGAAGCGATGAGTATTAATACAGTCGAAAGCTTAAAGTGTAAAGCCTGAAGAACAATGTTTCTCATCAATGGTAATCAGCAGTAATCCGCTCGATCCACGGTTATACCATTGAATTAAAGGTCTCGCGTGACTGAGAAAGAAGATTCACTCACGATAGTCGGCGGAAGGCTCATCGCTGATCCGGGAATCATTGAGAACGGAATGGTCATCCTCCGTGAGGGGCGGATCGCTCATGTCGGGCCACGGGAGGCAGTGCCCGCGCCGGAGGGAAAGCTGATCGATGCCCGGGGCAACTATGTGAGCCCGGGCTTCATTGATCTCCATGTGCATGGTGCTGCGGGCGGAAACTTCCTTGAGGGCGGACGGGAGAGGGTTACGCGGATCGCGGCGGCGCATGCCCGTTACGGCACCACCGGCCTCCTCGCGACGCTCGGCACGGCGCCGCTGGAATCCATCGGGAAAGGGATCACGTGTCTCCGGGAGTTGATCGCCGCCGGCGGGGGAGAGAACATCCTGGGGATCAACCTCGAGGGTCCATACCTCAACCCCGTGAGGCGCGGCGCGCATCCGGTGAACCATCTGAGGAGGCCCAACAGGGACGAGTTGAGCGCCCTGTTGGATCTCGCGGGCGGTTGCGTTAAAATTGTGACGCTGGCCCCCGAGCTTGAGGGCTGCAGGGAGCTCATCGAACTCCTTAAAGAAAGGGCGATCGTGCCGGCTGTCGGGCATTCGAACGCCAGTCTGGAGGGCGCGGACGATGCGTTCGCGGCGGGGGTGTGCTACGCGACCCATCTTTTCAACGGGATGAGCGGGTTGCATCACAGGGATCCAGGCCTCGCGGCAGCCGTGCTGGTGGACGAGCGTGTCACCGCCGAGCTGATCGTGGATGGGATCCATGTCCACCCGCTCATGGTGAAGATGGCGCTGATGCTCAAGGGGACACGGGGGATCGTGCTCGTCACGGACTGTATGAACGCGCTCGATATGGACGCGGGCGAGTTCGTGATCGGCGAGCGGAGGTCGTCGTTGCGCGATGGGGCTCCCCACCTGGACGATGGGACGCTCTGCGGCAGCATTCTCACCATGAACAGAGCCATCATGAATATGCGGAGGTACACCGGCGCCCCCCTCGATGAAATCGTCAAGCTCGCCACGATCAATCCCGCCCGTGTTCTCGGGCTCGATGGGCAGAAGGGGAGGCTCGCGCGAGGAAACGATGCGGACGTGGTGATTTTTGACGACGATCTGGCAGTTAAGACGACTGTTATCAATGGCGCGATCGCATATAACACACTGGAACTGGTTGATTGTTGAGAGTTGAGTGTTGAGAGTTGGATGGTTTTACGTAGATGGTCCCTCAACCCTCAACCAATAACCTGATACGAGGTTGCCATGTGCGGTATCGTGGGATATGTCGGAGAACGAGATGCTCAGGAGGTAATCCTCAAGGGTCTGTATCGGCTTGAGTACAGGGGCTACGACTCGGCCGGTATCGCGGTCATCGATGGCGGCAGGGTCAGGGTCTGTAAGAAGGAGGGCAGGCTCGATGGCCTGGCCGAGCTGTTGAAGCGCAGTCCCCTCGGGGGGCATGTAGGGATCGGCCACACGCGCTGGGCCACACACGGGGGGCCCGATACGCCCAACTCCCATCCCCACGCCGATTGCACAGGCAGGCTTGCCCTGGTCCACAATGGCATCATTGAGAACTATACCGGGCTGAGGACGATGCTGCGGGGCGAGGGCCACACGTTCACCTCGGAGACAGACAGCGAGGTTCTGGTGCACCTTGTGGAGAAGTATTACAGGGGCGATCTCCTCGACGCTGTACGGAGGGCCGTTTCAGAGGCGGAGGGAGCCTATGCGATCGCGGTGATAGCGGAGGCGAACCGCGATGAGATCGTGGTGGCGCGCAAGGCGAGCCCGCTGGTGGTAGGGATCGGCGACGGGGAACATTTCATCGCGTCTGATGTTCCGGCGATCCTCGAGTATACGAAGCGGGT contains:
- a CDS encoding M28 family peptidase, whose translation is MWLSCSGSLIPAGAATILQEGEILFFIESPGPIPSDIQVWTSFWMGDREVVIVSAAPAREEAISGLGERYGRIETPGSGQKLFIVSSRRGIDSSLLDRCSTVLLCDARVALIMADQGSADFLIGEGMEIRAIRPTVRFKGVTPPLSPRQTSAAQDPIIQQIIDLVNQSGVYNWIGNLSGENSVTIGGLPYTILTRHSRMTASIEKATQYSYEYFQGQGLNVTYQDFAGSGYTCRNVVAVQTGAVNSGNIYIVCAHVDDTINGVLYPTIAPGADDNASGSTAVLIAASILSRYAFENTIRYVLFTGEEQGLEGSYAYVQQCAAAGDNILGALNFDMISYDADLDGRAEIYCGTRPESGALGDLLLNTINTYSLALSPVKFTSGSSGWSDHSSFWDAGYPAILGIEDNGSDFNPDYHSLNDKRVHCNLPYATNYVKAAVGTMARLAVPIPSITPMPTTTPEPTPGPTPPPSLVFEAKPESLTPGERFTLGLTVQGNILRPFDFYIAADTPYGVYTVSLNGSHTHGVTPLYRGTPALQGPKSATIYNNVTLPALRSGTYTFYSAAVDAGKVPPVSSLSELTTSTPYVIAFGRAPIILH
- the gatC gene encoding Asp-tRNA(Asn)/Glu-tRNA(Gln) amidotransferase subunit GatC, whose protein sequence is MAITRKDVEYIARLARLKFSEEEKEKFASQLAKIVEYVEKLNELKTEGVDPTAHVLPVKNVTRPDEVRPSLKREAILKLAPRSGEGFVKVPQIIE
- the gatA gene encoding Asp-tRNA(Asn)/Glu-tRNA(Gln) amidotransferase subunit GatA, with amino-acid sequence MDLIELTVCEAAAAIKKKELSSRELVAACLERTKRVEGSIHAFVEVYEEKALAEAEASDARIARGDHPGALEGVPLGIKDNLCVEGRPTTCSSRILKGFVSPYSATVIERLRAAGAVFLGRTNMDEFAMGSSTETSCYGITRNPWDTERVPGGSSGGSAAAVAAREVPAALGSDTGGSIRQPASLCGVAGLKPTYGCVSRYGLVAFASSLDQIGPIARSVCDSALLLEVIGGHDPRDSTSVNRALKGMVGGIEGGMSGIRVGIPKEYFVEGIDREVKSAVEKAVAQMQAGGAEIVDVSLPHTEYAVATYYIIATAEASSNLARYDGVQYGYRAPKPADLLDMYERTRSEGFGDEVKRRIMLGTYVLSSGYYEAYYLKAQKVRTLLKSDFDKAFAACDLLATPVSPTAAFKVGEKLADPLQMYLSDIFTISINLAGVPAISIPCGFTSTGLPVGLQLIGRHFDEGTLLRVAHAYESATDWHRKRPPL
- the gatB gene encoding Asp-tRNA(Asn)/Glu-tRNA(Gln) amidotransferase subunit GatB produces the protein MADYEAVIGLEVHVQMKTRSKVFCGCPTTFGAEPNTSVCPVCMGLPGALPVLNETALRYAVLTGLMLGGRIATFSKFDRKNYFYPDLPKNYQISQYDLPLCVGGGLEVDLGGRRKTIGITRVHLEEDAGKLVHSEVAGGESGVDFNRTGIPLLEIVSEPDIAGPEEAFAYLKALKRVLQYLGVSDCDMEKGSLRCDANVSIRPPGAKTLGVKTEVKNMNSFRAVQKALAYEIERQERALGDGERIVQETRLWEADSEMTHPMRSKEEARDYRYFPEPDLVPVVVDGAWVEELKNSLPESPLKRRDRCIAEFGIPEYDAEVLTAERELADYFEACVKAGADAKAASNLIMGEMLRMVKERDLPLRECGVRPEGIVEILRLVDAGTISATTGKEVFAEMFRTGRGAGEIVASRGLTQISDEGELARIAGEVITANPKSVEDYRGGKKQAIGFLVGQVMKATGGKANPQVVNRVLREKLG
- the accD gene encoding acetyl-CoA carboxylase, carboxyltransferase subunit beta → MRLFSKHIKVKKRDIPAGLWMKCKSCGELVTRGEVVSNLETCPKCGYLYPLPAWQRIRTLFGEGEFFEIDAAMRPRDPLKFVDTVPYPKRQVIAEKKAGIPEAVVTGIGSLGGFAVALAAMDFTYMGGSMGSVVGEKITRLIELALEKRIPLIIISASGGARMQEGALSLMQLAKTSAALARFDAGHLLYISVMTNPTTGGTTASFASLGDITIAEPGALIGFAGPRVIKQTIQQDLPRGFQTSEFLFTHGMIELIAGRRELKGTLMRILSLFNAPKFTSGMVPPPGPRRGDSHAVTNPSSPDAAP
- a CDS encoding bifunctional folylpolyglutamate synthase/dihydrofolate synthase, encoding MRSPIPHHQMPHRDDGIPGTLTPCEAYLSSLERFGMRPGLERIEALLERCGAPHRSLTCIHVAGTNGKGSVCALVESVLRAAGYRTGLYTSPHLVSYRERIRVCGREVGEAQVERIAAELIPHAERLAASPCGSPTYFEFMTALAFCVFAQEAVDYAILETGLGGRLDATNVVSAPVVAITSVGLEHQAQLGRTLSAIAAEKAAIITRGAFVVCGEMRRTAREVVVRRCREKGATLVKIGDDILYSLIRQSPEGSVLRMSVPCGAYDDIFLPLAGHYQLSNCAVAIGVVEGLKRRGAVLSQESVREGIAAVRWPGRLEALCREPLFIVDCAHNPAAARAVAAAVREIFAGRRWCLVLGILRDKNIPKICEALAPLATAVVATRVPSARSAEPAEVARACRARTRAVVRSAGDLREALSLAQRIVSQNTADGIFLTGSTYLVGEAMSINTVESLKCKA
- the nagA gene encoding N-acetylglucosamine-6-phosphate deacetylase, which produces MTEKEDSLTIVGGRLIADPGIIENGMVILREGRIAHVGPREAVPAPEGKLIDARGNYVSPGFIDLHVHGAAGGNFLEGGRERVTRIAAAHARYGTTGLLATLGTAPLESIGKGITCLRELIAAGGGENILGINLEGPYLNPVRRGAHPVNHLRRPNRDELSALLDLAGGCVKIVTLAPELEGCRELIELLKERAIVPAVGHSNASLEGADDAFAAGVCYATHLFNGMSGLHHRDPGLAAAVLVDERVTAELIVDGIHVHPLMVKMALMLKGTRGIVLVTDCMNALDMDAGEFVIGERRSSLRDGAPHLDDGTLCGSILTMNRAIMNMRRYTGAPLDEIVKLATINPARVLGLDGQKGRLARGNDADVVIFDDDLAVKTTVINGAIAYNTLELVDC